The following nucleotide sequence is from Trifolium pratense cultivar HEN17-A07 linkage group LG2, ARS_RC_1.1, whole genome shotgun sequence.
AGTTAAATCTCAATTATAATTTGTCGTCAAGTAATAAGCATTGATGTAAAATAAATGAGGGCCATATAAGATATATGAACTATAAAACTGCTGCAAGTTGCACCAATGATTGTGAACGCTCGATGAGAATGAGGCAGCAAATCAGCATTGAATTAGCTCTAGCGTTTGTAGTTTCACGAGTAATTTAACTTGTGGGCGTATTTGGCTTCTAGATATGTGTACTGCTCGATGAATTCGGTTCTTGATTCCTTGAGAAAAGGTGTCAAAGGACTCTGATTAATGCTAATAATCTTGTTTACTGTGATGTGATATCGTCTCTTATGATTATGTTAGATTGTTAGTATAATAGTCCAATTTCATTATCAAGAACTCAAACTTTGTAAAACAACAATCTTTCAATAAAGTTCATACATTCTGCTAAATCCTTAACCATTTCACAGGTCTCCTAACAGAACAGATTTTACATCTACTCAATTTCTTGACTTATTGCAAGTACAATAGTGCTGGAATAAAAAATCATTGTGAACATTAATGCGATTCTGCAGACTGAAAATGAGACCAGTATTCCTTGACAAGCTTCCCGAACAACGATTCTTCTCTCTTCATTAAGCTCATTGGCTCGTCATACTCCGCCAATTTTCCTGGAAATATAGTTAGAGGCTTTCCTTTCTTTGAAGAAATCAAGTAAGTTATTAAGCATGTTCTTAACTTTTCTATTTTCTGATTTCATGTCTTAAAATCAAGTACACCCCACATTTTACATGTGTTGGAATTTGCCTTGGAAATCGAATGATGCAGAAAACAGAAGGTATGGTTGCTGCTGCCATTTGCGCATGAGGCGCATGTTTTTTGCGCATGAGGCGCAGAAGCAGCTTCAGCTGCTGCCAATGGCGCATGGTGTGCAGATCTGCATATATATGCTGCTGTGTTCATTTTGCAGCAAAATGAGAGGGAGCGGATGAGAGAGAAAATGAGGGTTTTGAAAAGGGATTTTTCACCAACATCAaggctagggttaagagggttTCTCTTGGGTAATCTCTAGGGTTGGGAACTCGttctttcatcttgtaaacacttattgattgaatctcttggtcacggggagAGATTCGGGAAAATGGTAGGTTTaggaaaaactctaaatcttaTAACTCTTCTGGTgaatctcattgtaatcaaATATtctattgatagtggaacggagagctctctctcccccagagtaggttggTTTTAACCGAattgggtaaacaaattatcgtgttctttATCGTTTTCGGTAGTTTTAGCATGTTTGTTTAAATTGCCCATCCAtgtttgatttggttgcttcaatccatttgtCCCACACACTATAGATAGTTAGTTCTACTATTggttattggtgtggttttcggtTCAAATTCACAACAACAGGTTATCATTTATGTTTGGTGTTTGTCATAAATGTGAAATAATCCCTATGGAACAGTGTTGTCAAATGGCAGCCATGGTGGAATGGTGTGGCGGATGCCCACCGTGGCAGTGCCATAGGCTGCAATGGCGTGTTTATATACCAGATTTTTAGGCTTCCACCATATTCCACTAACGACCATTGACAAAACTGCTATGGAGTTATGGATTAAACTGGAAAGTGTTTGTTAAATAAGATTAAGAACAATAAAACtggaaaaaagaaaacactTACCATCACTGATTGCAAGAACCATAGTGCAATCCATCACGGTCGGTATCCTGTGTGCTACTGTGATCACTGTACAATCCGCAAACTCGGTTCTAATGGTTTTCTGTAGAATCATATCAGTTGAATTGTCAATTGAAGCAGTTGCTTCGTCCAACACCAATATCCTACTTCTTCGCAAAAGAGCACGCCCCAAACAGAATAACTGCCTTTGTCCCATGCTCCAGTTTGATCCATCTTCAACAACTGCTCAACAATTTTTCACTAATCATTACTAATTACACTCTCTAGTCCTATTAAAATAGTGGTATAAATAGAATTTCAATAGTTAATACACTTAAAAACTAAATGGCAGTATCAAATAAGTGCTTCCAGCATAAGTCTAACAATTAAACATGAAAGTGTACGTACCTGACGAGTTTAAGCCCTCGTCTTTCTCTTGGACAACTTCTCGCAATTGACACTTTCCGAGAACCTTCATATTGTATAAGAATTATTCCACAATTCTATCCAAAGCAAAGTTAAATAGAATGTAGTATATCTTACCTCCCATATCTCTTTATCAGTGTGTTGAGATAAAGGGTCTAAGTTATATCTTACTGTCCCGTGAAAAAGGGTAGGATCTTGAGGTATAATCCCAAATCGTGACCTCAAATCATGAAGGCCAATAGATGAGATGTCTATTCCATCAACTACAATTTTTCCTCCTTCCGGTTCCACAAGACGAAATAAAGCGCTAATAAGAGTGGATTTCCCACTGCCTGTTCTGCCAACGATACCAATCTTGTGAGTTGCTTCAAATATGCATGTGATTCCATGAAGAACAAGTGGTCCATCGGGCCTGTATCGTATCTAAAATGGTAGGAAAGAACAGATTATGCACTTCATTTCAACTCCTATTTTTTCTGAACATTAtgcttcaaattttttaaataaagtacCAATTACCTTCAAGTCTTGTATTTCTACTTTGCCTGCAACTGGCCAATTCAGAGGAGGACGATTTACTTCGACTATTTCTTCGGCCTCACTTTGTATATGCATATATTGATTTAGCCTCTCTACTGATATTATCTGACTTGCAATAGTGCATTGACTTTGAATTGAAAATACTAAGGAAGAATTTAGTGTAAGGCCATAAGATAGAGCCATACCAATGAATCCTAGAATGAAGGATAttgaaatttagtaattttCATAAGGAGAGTTAATTATATTGTTTGAAGATAGAAGAAAATAACCGAATTCTCACCAGAGGTGAAAGTCCCTGTTGGAAGTATGACCATGCATAGCGCTGCTGAGGCAAGAAGACCTGCACTTATTGTTTCCAACCGTAGGATCAACCACTCATTTGAggcaaaattatgaaaaaatgcACTAGCATTAATGTTGATTAGATCAAGATTCTTCTCAAAAAAACGATCTTCCTCCTCAAAAGCCCTTATTGTCACAGATCCGGCAACAGTTTCAGCTATGTGATTAGCTAAGTAGGATTTTGTTGTGCCATTCATCCGCATCACTTCTTTTGCTGAGGCAAAGTAGTATCTCTGcttaaaacacaaaaacataTGTTTTATCGATATTTGCTTTCTCTTGAAGTTATGAGTTTTGTCAGTGTTATTCAAAGAAGAACAAGTTCACTATTACCTGCAAGCGAATTGTAACACAAACCATTGGTATAGCCACAATCAATACTTGCCAAGTGACAACTGCTAAAACTCCGAGACTAGAACAAACATTCATAGTTGCTCCCACCACAAATGTGAGGCTAAATGGGACGTCAACATCCATAATGCTCAGATCAGATGAAACCTAATCAAGAAAATAacagttaaattattatttttgctaTTGCATTTAACAGTTAAATTGTGTATTATTCTTACCCTACTAAGTATCCTTCCCAATGGTGTAGAGTCATAAAAAGACATCGGTGCTCGAAAGAGAGAGTTCATCAACTGTAAAAATAAGTACTTTGAAGATTGAAGACCCAAAGCAACTACAAAGAGACTTCTGGTTAACATGAAAAATGCTGATGAAACTCCAAGTAGGAAGTAAACTAAAATCAACTGCAACGTGCTGATGCGGGGATTGTCAACATTAGCAGCCATCCATGAGTTTTGCAATATCTGACAAACCACAAAAATAAGGTGACCAAGTGAAGCCACAATGAAGAATATATAGCCTTTCATCTGATTCATATATTGTAAGTAAGGCTTCAATCCTGTGTCTcctttctctctttcttcttgcttaattaattgatttccaTTTGTTTCTATAATCTGCTTTTCCACGAAAGTTTGTGTAACCTTTTTAGAAGTTtgtgtaaaagtaaaattcacAGGCTGGTTTGAACCAGCAGTCTCCTTGTGAGCATTGACAAGATCTTGGAATTCTCGGCTTGTGGTTAATAGCTGGTTATATGGATCGGCTTGTAGGATTACCCCGTCTGACATCAActgtaaagaaaataaaatagtcaaacaCTGACAACAAGATGAACGATGACATAATCATTGCTTTGAGATGAATGTAATTAGTAGTTACCAAAACAGTATCAAATGCTGGGAGGAAGTCAACTTGATGAGTCACGAGTAAGACAGTTTTTCCTTTGAGTCCGTCCATGATATATTCCTGTTAAGCTTCAAAGCAATCTTTCAGTAAAAAGATGGCGCAGTTGACATGTACATGTAGaatgtaaagaaaaaatatcattaCATTAAATAAACTTTTTGCAGTATGTGCATCAACGGCACTGAATGGATCATCCAAGAGATATATATCAGCATTCTCATAAAGAGCTCGAGCTAGTTGAATTCGCTGCTTCTGACCTCCACTTAAATTAACTCCTCTCTCGCCTATTTCAGTGAGGTCACCATATGGAAGCAACTCAAGGTCCGTTACCAATGAAGATCTTTGAAGTGTTTCTTGATATCTTTGATCATCCAACTCAGatccaaacaaaatattttctcGTATTGTACCGGTTTGGATCCATGCAGTTTGAGAAACATATGCAAACTTCCCATATACACCAATCTGTAATCATGGACAGGTAAAACTCACTTCAGCAAGCTGAATTTATATGATAAGACATTCTGGTATATGATAAGACTTATTGTAATAAGTTCAAATTTCTGAAAGAAAAATAGGAATATCATTGAAGCTATAACCAATTAGAGTATCACATGAATTACAAGTGTATTATATGAATATAAAGGAAATAAAAACTTACAGTTCCCTTTGTATTAGGAACTTCTCCTAGAATTGTTGCTAAAAGTGTTGATTTTCCGGAGCCAACTTCTCCACAAATAGCCACCTTTTGTCCGCGTCTAATGTCCAAATTTATGTTTCTTAGTGTTGGCTTTGATACATTACCTTCCCATGAAAAGTCGGCTGATTTTATTAAAACTGAGCCTTTGTGGTTGTCATTAAAGCGCCTGTTCTTTAAATTTGCATTCTGTAGTTCTGGTGCCTCAAGGAAATTACTAATCCGAGCAAATGCAACTTTTGCTTGAATGATCACCGTAATTACATCCGGGATACCTGTAATTGGCTCTTGAACTAGGCGTAGAGTTGCTACAAAAGTGAAAACATTACTTGCATGCAAAGGAACTTTAAGGAAGTAACATGCTAGAAAAGAAGCAGCAGACACCAACACCGGCGAGGTccaaaagagaaagagaaggtACGCCTTACTTAATTGCACTGCAGATATCAATTTGAGTTCCGCATTTCTTAACTTTTCTATAGCATTTTTAAAATGGTTTTCCCATGCATATAACTTTAGCACTTTCATATTCACAAGAGCCTCAGAACTCGCCTTCAATCTCTCATCTTGTGCCACCATAAGTTCGCTCTGAAACTTGTGTTGTAACTTTGCTAGTGGAGTGTTGCAAAGCACTGTGAGAACTATCACAACCATTGAAGCTATTGTTGCTAGTCCAATTGCTCGGAAAAGAATTACTAACGCAATACACAGTTGGAGGATCGTTGTCCATGTTTGGTGAAACCAGAATGGAAATTCTCCAATTCTATATGCATCCACGGTTATATAATTCATTATCTCACCACCAGAGTGAATCAATCTAGCAGAATTGGATAGcgttaatgtttttttataaatgtttgCCGTAAGTAGTGACCTAACTTTCATCCCAACAATTCTACTGCGAAAATACCATTGTCTTTGTGCTAAGGATTCTATGATCTTTATGAAGAAGAGTGATATAGCCAATATATAACCTTCATATTTGAAACTTTCATTACCCTCAGAAACCAATATAAAAGCATTCAGAAGTAGAGGGCCGCAAGATATAGCAAGTATCTTGAGCAAAGCAAAGAATCCTGTTATCAAAATCTCTCTTCGGTGGCACATTATGATCGTCCACAATACCGATGAATGTGATGATGATTCTTTTTCTCTTTGTATCCTTAATTGTTCTACAAATGACAAATAACAACTTTCTGCTCGTTCACACTCTCCTAACTTCGGGATATCCTCATCTTGAAGTGTTTTTTCTTGTCCCTTTTTAATCAATGGATTCAACCACCAAAATGATATCTTACTAAAGAATCCAGCTTTGGCAAATGGCGTGACATGACATTGAGAAACATCATCGAAGTCGCTATTTAAGGGAACATAAAGCCTTTCAGAAGTTTCTCGGTCTGCATCGCAATCTTCACGTTTACATACTTTGTAAGTACATAACAAAAGCAAAGTTGATCCCGGAAAAGTTATAACATCTAAAGCTTCCTTGAGGGACAAGTCTCTTCTTTCAATTGCATAAGACATGGATAAAACACATAATATACCAGAAGCAAAGAATGCGAGAATAGAAAATAGCCACAACCATGCTCTTCGAAGTTGTTTTTTCCGAAGACTTATAGTTAAACCTACTAACAACCATGTGAGTCCATGAAAGAATTCTACCAACCACAAATTAAGAGGAAATGTTTTGTGAGTTTTCCTTAATGTCTCCTCTAAAACCCAAATTCCTAAGCATAAATGCAACAAACCAAGAGAGCCATTGGCTATAGCAGAAACTAGCTGCAAGTTTGAATATCTTACTTGACTCCAAAAGGGTCTCAAGGAAGACTTCAGGAACATCGTGAATGACAGCATAATCAGCAAGAACAAATCAAAGAAAATTACCAAGAAATAGTTATTGCATGAAGAAGGATCTTTCAAACTCTTGAAATCATAACAGAAAGGATTTCCTCTAGTCTCAGAACAGCTAGAGTCCCCGCCAATTAGGCTCCGAAAatccttcatcttctttttaaattttctttgcTTTTCAAAACCTGTAACATAAATGGAAACAAAATCTTCAATGCTTGAAATATTAAAACAACCTCTTGTGGTAAAATTTAACTTATTCAAATGATTGAAACTGCCATAGGCAAAAATGTTCTGAAAGGAACAATTCTTCTTGTCAAAGCTTGAGTTATACGGTAAGTAGAGAGTAAGCTAAAAAATCATCATATGTTTAATAGTATCAAAAAACACCACTATGTTGATTTTCATAAGAACACAAAAATTCTAAAACAAATAGTATACCTTAGAATGTGAACAGTTTGTTCTGCTACACTGATAAAGTTGCAAAGAGAACAGTTTTTAGTTTGTGGAAGGTTTCATGTGTATCTACTACAGTGAAAAAGTTTTGCAAACAGCATTTTGCTTATGTAAGTAAGGATAAGGATTAAACGCAGTTACAGCAGGATGCTATAATCGATCATAGCCGTCCGATCATAAATATTAGAAAACCTTTCAATCTATCCAACAAGATCGGTTTTCAGCTTTTCAGTCAAGTTTGAAAACTTTGCATAATAGTACAGAATATTCTTAAAAATCAGTGTAGTGACCTCAAAACAGTAGGGAAAAAACTACAAGAATGGATATGTAATGTGAAATGAATATGAATGAAGAATGATAGGTAGGACTTGTACTGTTGCTTTACCAATCAAATTTGTGTTTTCAGCTTCTTagaaaataatactataaaGTTGGATATTAGTACTTTTCTTCTACTTTTGTTGAAAGTGGTGAAAATGAAAGTGCTTGGAAGCTAGTGAAAAGAGCATCATTCATTTAACCATGCtcatattaataatttacttaaagtttgattgatatttttatttgttattacGTGATAGACTCTGTAGCACTGACATCTCTGATCAAATATGTGTTTAAATGTTTAATGTCTGATATGTGGCAATGTTTGATACGGCAATGTCTGATACCTACATACACATGAttacatttaattatttcatttttttcaaattattatcggtatcGGCATGTCAACGTTGATATTGTATTCAGAATATGTGTATGTACTTTGTAGATGATAGATTGATTGATAGGTGCAAAATATCCATTGTTGATGGTTAATTTTCACTAATCTATTTGGCTGTCACCCTTTTATGAATGTTGAAATTGTTAGATCGGACGACGactttgtgtttttttttattatatttataacctAGCTTGAACTGAAATACACAAAATATATGTTATATTGTTCAAACATCCTTTTAATGTtgtttatatgttatatttgtcTGTTTCCTGTTTCTTGCATTAAGATTCTACGACAAAATCTGTTGTCATTTTCTACTTTTTCTTAAGATGACACAAAGGGTACtcattatttaaattttgtacgcactatcattttttttgtgtggAACAGCaccattcattttttaattgtaAATCAGCAATGAATTTATTTAAGTGGTAAAATATTTGAACTTTTTAAATAAGTAGTCATGGATTCAATCCCTGATTTGTGCATGAAGAAAATTCAGTTGAAAGGGAAAGAATTCACCTTATGTAATCCTCAGATAAAGAATAGTCATCATTTAACGGTGGTGAAAATTTCAAACCTATAACATGGTAACTAAAAAGCGATGTATTTAAggcgtatatatatatatatatatatatatatatatatatatatatatatatatatatatatatatatatatatatatatatatatatatgctattTTTATCAACAAAGGAGATTATTGCAGCAAGTGTCACCTCATTTTCTTAGCTAAAAATTAGTCTCTAGATTTTCTTCGCCGAAAAATATGGCAAATACACATTCCAATTCTTTAGCAATAATCTCTTCatatcaaaaatcaaatttccaTAACAATGGTGTACATTCAAGATATCCAAGATCAATTAGATAACATTAAGAGAGTCAGAAAACCTAATCTCTCACGAAACGATGAAGATGACTCTTTCAACGAAAATGCTATACTTGAATATGACCCACCAAATCCGAAAACATGGCGCCAAATTTTCCAAAGAACAAACACTACTTGCTAAGTCagattaaattttttacaatgctttataaaatatatttcacctCAATCGATATCTAAGATTTTAagaatttaatattaaatttgatatttcttaACAGAACAAATTGTAAAATATGTGTACCTTTtggttttgcaatttttttaaataaataaataaataaaaatagtcgTGCACAAAGACCCATGTTGGATCTCACACTAAATGATACTAAAGGAAtgtttgattcgtaaaatagTAAGGACTGGACAGAACATGacagaataaaataatacaggacataacaagataatacaggacatgATAAAACTGTACCGTAGAGATATAGGACGATAATAtctttatattcgaaaataaaatgggtatttcgtattttttatagttgtattacggacaaaaagttgtcatgtggtttagtgagggaaaacaaatcttgtttttgtcatgtcccttgctacctaatttgtctggtctcataaccagtttcaaatcaaacaagatacAAAAAAGTTGTCCAATCCCCTGTTTTTTAGCAGATAAAACGCACCCTAAAGTAGTGGTATTGCCAAGAGTTAAACTACAATCAAATGATGTTAAAGTCACACAAAATGACAATGAACGTCAAAGAGAATTCCCTCCTTTTAATGTCTTGCAATGCATCAATGTTTTGggaaaaattctcttttttttttttcgcttTACAATGAATCGGGGATCAAACCCGGAACCTAtagcatactactcaaattccTCACCATCAGACCAAACCTAATGGCTTGGGAAAAATTCTGTTTGACGTAAGAATAGTGAAGTCTAGATATAGTTGAATAAatggttaaataaatttttcatcCCTATAAATATCTCGAATTTTGTCTATTCCATCAACTAAATTTTTTCCTCCTATTGGCTTGACAAGAAGAAGCAAAACACCAATCAGATCGAGTTGATTTTCCCCTTGTTCTACCAAAGATACCAATCTATCTCGTGCCCTCCTTCAAATGTGCATTTCTTTAATCTGCATGGTGGAAACAAATTATGCAGTTCATCATCTCACATTTTTTCATGTATTGGCTTGAATGATCACGCTAATAACATTTGCGATGGTTGAAATAGGGTCCTGCACAAGGCGCATGAGGAAGGATCTTTGAGACACattgttagaatagaaaatatctGTTAAGATATCTAAGGACCAGTCAAGAATAATTTTGTCTAAGGTTTATATTATAGTTTGTTGAGGATGCAGCCTGCATCATGGACAGCGCAACAACACTGATCACAGTAACCGTATGCAGCCAGCATCATGGAAACCACCAACGACATCGTTTGTAAATGTAACATTGATGTTGCAGTATTTACACCGGAAGAGAAAGGGAGCGTGTCTGCGTAACGAAAAAGGTGAATTTCTAAAAGCTTTTTCATGTTACCATAATGTTGTTCTTACACCAGCTGAAGCAGAAGCTTGGGGTTTACTTCAAGACCTCGAATGGATTGCAATGTTAGGCTATGACAAAGTGATTGTTAAGATGGATTGTAAAATGGTTGTGGAGGATGTAAAACGTCACAAACCAAATAGATCGGAGTATGGTTCTATCATTAATAAGTGTCGTACTTTTCTCTCAAATTTTTTAGACTACGTAGTTGTCTTTGCTATGCGACAAGCAAACGGAAGCGCTCATGCTCTTGCACGAGCAGCTCTATCTCATGCTTCTCGCAATACTTGATGTAATTCCTATTTATATTGcctctattattattaatgaaatgccTTATTGTGGACCGTCCCATCTGAATCAACGAACAAGATTAATTTATTGTtgtaactttatatatatttaatctgGACCGTCCAATTTGAATCTAATAACTAAAATTGATTACCGTGGAAACTGTGGCAAATTCCCACAAACAGGAAATCTCGGAGAAAGAGGGATTGTCATGGTTCTGGTGTCAATTATGTGAGAGGTGTTGAATTCATTAATAACGCGACAACCGGCAATTATGTGAGAGGTGTTGTCATGGTTCTGTTATCAATTAATAAtcattagttggtttagtggtgattgacgctgaatttgataGGATgcaccacggttcgatccccagaACTATGATCGGAAGGGAATTAGACAGTTGGTAACCTAAAAAATAGTATGTGTGTCAAGTGTCACAATTAGAAAGTGGAATTCTGTCCAtcagactacttgacaaaaatattGTATATTTACTTTCATGAAATttgcaaacaaacaaaattatctTAATTTTGAATTACACTGATGCTTAATGCCTTAATCCTTCTGTTAACTTGTACTACCTAATTTACCTTTAAATTAGTCtctaaattatattatttactGTAAAATTTGTCCttacaaattaacaaaataaccAAGTTCGATGTGTtcaaaattaagattttaaatGTTCATTTagaattttcattaaaaatagtGATTTAATCAAAGATATTCACAtggttattattatataaaaaaaaattgtccaaaGTCAATGAGTTTATTAAAATATGTACTACCATATAAGGATAAGGATATATGGTTTAGCACATGTCATTAAAAAATCCACCAAAACAATTTATTGATAGCTTTAATGTATATGTTCCCACATGACAACAAAGACACGTTTTCACTTACATTACATATACACAGATTGTTGTCTCGTTCATAAGCACACACTTCAAAGTATCAATAACAAGTAAGTTACTGGAAATCCATTTAaattttctatgtttttttcctcttcttttgttGCATGCATTGTTACTATTTTTATCATCTcattttttcatattattattcttGTAGTGTTAAATATTTGGTATGTTTGTTCGTAAGACCTGGCtcaactaaaaatgaagagattGTGATGCTTGACATTTTATATTATGTTGTTACCGGAGTTCAA
It contains:
- the LOC123905785 gene encoding ABC transporter C family member 10-like; translation: MKDFRSLIGGDSSCSETRGNPFCYDFKSLKDPSSCNNYFLVIFFDLFLLIMLSFTMFLKSSLRPFWSQVRYSNLQLVSAIANGSLGLLHLCLGIWVLEETLRKTHKTFPLNLWLVEFFHGLTWLLVGLTISLRKKQLRRAWLWLFSILAFFASGILCVLSMSYAIERRDLSLKEALDVITFPGSTLLLLCTYKVCKREDCDADRETSERLYVPLNSDFDDVSQCHVTPFAKAGFFSKISFWWLNPLIKKGQEKTLQDEDIPKLGECERAESCYLSFVEQLRIQREKESSSHSSVLWTIIMCHRREILITGFFALLKILAISCGPLLLNAFILVSEGNESFKYEGYILAISLFFIKIIESLAQRQWYFRSRIVGMKVRSLLTANIYKKTLTLSNSARLIHSGGEIMNYITVDAYRIGEFPFWFHQTWTTILQLCIALVILFRAIGLATIASMVVIVLTVLCNTPLAKLQHKFQSELMVAQDERLKASSEALVNMKVLKLYAWENHFKNAIEKLRNAELKLISAVQLSKAYLLFLFWTSPVLVSAASFLACYFLKVPLHASNVFTFVATLRLVQEPITGIPDVITVIIQAKVAFARISNFLEAPELQNANLKNRRFNDNHKGSVLIKSADFSWEGNVSKPTLRNINLDIRRGQKVAICGEVGSGKSTLLATILGEVPNTKGTIGVYGKFAYVSQTAWIQTGTIRENILFGSELDDQRYQETLQRSSLVTDLELLPYGDLTEIGERGVNLSGGQKQRIQLARALYENADIYLLDDPFSAVDAHTAKSLFNEYIMDGLKGKTVLLVTHQVDFLPAFDTVLLMSDGVILQADPYNQLLTTSREFQDLVNAHKETAGSNQPVNFTFTQTSKKVTQTFVEKQIIETNGNQLIKQEEREKGDTGLKPYLQYMNQMKGYIFFIVASLGHLIFVVCQILQNSWMAANVDNPRISTLQLILVYFLLGVSSAFFMLTRSLFVVALGLQSSKYLFLQLMNSLFRAPMSFYDSTPLGRILSRVSSDLSIMDVDVPFSLTFVVGATMNVCSSLGVLAVVTWQVLIVAIPMVCVTIRLQRYYFASAKEVMRMNGTTKSYLANHIAETVAGSVTIRAFEEEDRFFEKNLDLININASAFFHNFASNEWLILRLETISAGLLASAALCMVILPTGTFTSGFIGMALSYGLTLNSSLVFSIQSQCTIASQIISVERLNQYMHIQSEAEEIVEVNRPPLNWPVAGKVEIQDLKIRYRPDGPLVLHGITCIFEATHKIGIVGRTGSGKSTLISALFRLVEPEGGKIVVDGIDISSIGLHDLRSRFGIIPQDPTLFHGTVRYNLDPLSQHTDKEIWEVLGKCQLREVVQEKDEGLNSSVVEDGSNWSMGQRQLFCLGRALLRRSRILVLDEATASIDNSTDMILQKTIRTEFADCTVITVAHRIPTVMDCTMVLAISDGKLAEYDEPMSLMKREESLFGKLVKEYWSHFQSAESH